The sequence below is a genomic window from Salinispira pacifica.
TTTCCTGCCGTCTCCATTGTCCTTCCCGGACCGTTCATATAGATCAGGTGCTGCCCCTTGGAATTATGCTGAACGAAATGGTAATCAACAGCCAAAAACATGCATTCTCCCGGGACCAGACAGACCCGCAAATTGTTATCCGGGTGGAATTCAGCGGAAACAGCTGCAGTTTTCGGTATTCGGACAACGGACGGGGAATGGATCCCGGTATTCTTGATAGGGAAGGCGGCAGTTCTCTTGGTACCAGTCTTTTAAATTCTCTTGCCCTGCAGCTGGGAGGCCGGCTGAGCTACAACTACAGGGATGGGTGGTCGGTCTTTCTCCTGAAATTTCCTCTGGAAGATGTCTCTCTTCAGGAAGCTGTTACCTGATCTGTTTCAAGCCAGTGTCGGAAACTCTGAAAGTCAGCCGTCAAAGCCCTGAATTCGGTGCTGCGTCTTCCGATGTCCTCGATCATATGGGCATCGGAATTATAGAGAACAGGATACCCGGGATATGAATCAATCATGGGATTGTCCTTCCGGTACCACTCAAGACCATGATAGCGGTCATGGGGGATAAATCCCAGCTGACTGATCAGACTGAAATTGGCCCTGTCCACGTGGGCGGGAATTACCAATCCGTCTCGTTCCCTGACTTCCTCCACCAGTTGTGACAGGGGAATATCTGTCGCACTGATTAAAAGATAATCAATGGTTCCCAGAATATTTTCTGAAACATCCACGATGACCTGGTCCCCCATGCGCTCAGGCTTCAGGGGGATGCGCTGAATTCGGGATGAAATCCAGCCATCGGCATCCAGGGCCTGTGAGAGATGCTCGAATATTGCCAGGCAGTGGAGCTCTTCGGAGGTGGTGACTTCCATGCCGTACATGCATGCTATGCCCTCCCGGCGGCAGGCGTCCCGGAAGGCAGGACAATTTGCGGCACTGTTGTGATCGGTCAGTGCAATGAGATCAAGCCCTTTTTTTACCGCCTCTCTGGCAATGGCTCCGGGAGAACTGAACAGACTGCCGCAGGGGCTGAGACAGGAGTGAAGATGAATATCTGCTTTGAATGTCCTCAGTTCCTGAGAGTCCATGACGGCGCCGATCCCGATACGGTCAGGCCGGAAAGAACTGTCGGTACAGCTTCCCGGATACGGTGAATTGGTCCTCGGTGCTGAGGAAAATGGCGATGCCTTCTTCTTCAGCAGCTTTGATCATTTCCTGCGGCACAGGGCGGCTGTTGCAGATAATGATGCATGGTGCACCGTAGAGGGCTGCAACCGCCACGGTGTTTTTGTGTGACTGGATGGTGATGAGAGCCTGGCCTTCTTTGGCATTGGCCATTACATCCGAAAGGAGATCAGAGCAATAGGCCCCGTTGATCTCAGCTGCTTCGGCCTCCTGCTGGACGGTTTCGCAATTCAGAAGCTCATTGAGTCTGGTAAGCGGCAGATTCATTTTTCCTCCTCATGTACCGGCCCGACGGGGGGTGTTGGATCCTCCAGCCGGAAGCCCGCATGTACAATCGTGCCTTCAGGACAGGATTGTATATTGAAATCATCTGAAACCCGCCTGGCATTAGGAAGCCCCATACCGGCCCCGAATCCCAGGCTGCGGATCCATTCTGTTGCGGTGGAGTACCCTTCTGTAAGGGCCTGCTCAATGTCCTGGATTCCCGGCCCCCGATCCTCGGCGGTGAGAAGAATTCGGTCCGGAGACATGGTGAAGCGGATACTTCCCCCTTCCGAGTGGACAACCTGGTTCATTTCAAGTTCATAACTGGCCACTGCAACCCGCCGGATCAGCTTTCGGGAAAGCTGGGGGAAGCGGTTGCGCAGGAATTTCTTGATCTCTGTGCTTGCCTTCCCAGCTTCTTCAAAATCGAACTTTCGGGTCTGCCACTCCATGGCAACCCCCGGATCCCCCCTGGAGTCGACGATTTCCCGAGCCCCGGATTCGGCGGATGGGCTGTTCCCGCCGGAGTCTGCGTCCGGGGTATTTCCGATGCTGGTGGTGGGCAGGCTGTAGAGGGATGATTTGGGATGAAGCCTTCGCTGCTCTTCAATCCGTTCCAGTTCGCTGTTCATCTTTAAAAGAAGGTGCACAATTATGTCTCTGCTGGTAATGATTCCCACAAGTTCCCGCTCTTTGCTGAGTACGGGAAAGCGGCCGTAACGGTATTTTTCCATATAAGAAATGGCGAAGCTCAGGGGCATGTCGTCTTCAAGCACGATGAGATTTCTGCTCATCCGTTCTGATGCAGGATCAGCGATGTATCCTTCACCCAGGGCCTGCATAATGTCATCCATACTCACAATTCCCACCAGACGGCGTCCGTCGACAATGGGTACTCCGGTAATTCCGTTTTCCTTCATTTGAAGCTGAATATGACTGAGCGATGTTTCCCTGCCGGCGGTAATCAGATGAGTGTTCATTACATCCCGCACCTTGAGATCAAACATCATCTCAATAATCAGCGAAGGGCTCTCATCTGTATCCAGCGGGAATCGGTTCATATGTGCCGGCCTTCCGCTGTCAGAGCGGTCCCGAGAATATAACAGACCTTGAACATGGGGTATGGGGTGCTGATAAGGCTTATATTGAATTCTTCTGCAAAATCCACAAGTCTCTGCTGGGGTTGTTTGCCGTTCACCAGAAGCACAGCCCTGGCGCCCACAATATCTGCGGTTCTGGCAACCTGATCCGAGGTAAGACTGGTAATGAGGACGAAATTTTCCGAATCCACGGTGAGCACGTCGCTCATCAGATCGCTTGCTACAAAACTGTCAATTTCTGCTTCATTATATGTGCTGCACCGGAAAAAATGCTTTGCTTCCAGCAGCTCAAGTATATGCTGATAATTCATGCGTCGTCCTGAACCTGTTCCATTTCATTCATATTTATCAGGTAAAACAGATTTTCCAGTTCCAGACCGATATTCACGGTGTGTACCGTGCAGTTTTTAGGACAGTTTGGACGGTCGCATTTTCCCTGACATTTCAGTTCCACCGGAGTGAAGTTGAGCACGCCTCTGATTCCGGCTTGAAGCATCTGATCAAACACGTCATTGGCTGCCGGTTCGGGAACCGAGATTATTGCCACTTCTATCTCATTTTTTTTCACGAACTCTTCCATCTCCTCCATGGGGAGGATGGGGATATGGGCTTCCCTGTCGATCTTTGCTTCTGAATTATCGAAGCCTGCAATTATATTGATGCCTTCCTTGGGGAACTCCCGGTATGCCATGAGCGCCTGGCCGATGCGGCCGCAGCCCGCCACGATAACCCGTTTACTGTCCCGTTTTCCCAGCTGGTCCTCCAGCTTCTGCATGAGAACATCTATATTGTAGCCACCCCGCTTATTTCCGGTGATGTTGATTTGGCTGAAATCTTTCCGTACAACCGCAGGGGTAACGCCCAGGGCATCTCCCAGATTATTTGAAAAAACATTCACGATCCCCAGGGTCTTCAGCTTCCGCAGAACCCTCAGGTAACGCACCATTCGAAGGATCATTCCCTTACTCAGTTTATCAGGCATATGCTCACTCTTTTTTAGAAAAATGTTATGCTATTCACAATAAATTAAAACAATTATATATAGATGTGAACAAAACTTCAATTAAAAATATTGTAAGTTTCTATTAATATACCTGTTTTTAATATAGAAAGATGTTGCACAACAAATCACTTGATTGTACACTCATGAGCGTACCAGAAAGCATGAGAGATAGGTTCCCGCAACCCTTCTTTCCGGAGCTCCGGCTTTCGGAGAGAAGGGGCTATCCTCAATATGAGAAATCCCCCGGATTAATCCTGCAAGTACCGGCAGGAGCTGCGTTCCGGGAGGAATTCTTTCTTTGCGGATTGAAACCACACGGACGAGGAGGTTCCATGGCTGCTACGGCTGAAACTCTCGAAATAACTCCGGCTCTTCAGGAATTCGTTGACGAATGGAAGGAAAAGCCCGGAAACCTCATCATGATCCTGCATAAAACCCAGCAGGAATTCGGATATATTCCACGGAAAATTGCCAAGGATCTGGCCAAAGAGCTGGAAGTACCCCTGGCGAAAATCTACGGCGTAATCACCTTTTACCATTACTTCAAGCTGGAGAAACCCGGAAGGAATATTATTTCTGTCTGCATGGGTACTGCCTGCTATCTGAAAGGCGGCAAGGATATTATTCAGGAGTTTGAAAACCTTCTTGGGGTGGGAATAAATACCACCACCGATGACGGGGAATTTTCTCTTGAAGCAGTTCGCTGTGTCGGATGCTGCGGCCTTGCTCCGGTGGTAACCGTGAACAACGAGGTCTACGGCAAGGTCGGCACGGAAGATCTTGCGGATATTATTGCCAAGCATCGCGGTGAAGCCGACTCATAAGGGGCGGGTGAGAGTCCGGTGCATTATCATCTGACGGATTATCTGATGGATCTGGTCCACAATGCCATTGAAGCCGGATCAGATCATATCACTGTGGATATTCATCAGGATGATGCACAAGGTGTTCTTGAGCTGACCGTCCGGGATAACGGCCCGGGAATGGATGAGGCCCTCCAGCGGCGTGTCCTTGATCCGTTTTGTACCGACGGGAAAAAACATCCCGAAAGGCGGATGGGGCTGGGCCTGGCTTTTCTGAAACAGTTGCTGGATATGACCGGAGGGACGTTCAGTCTCCGGTCCGAACCCGGGGAGGGAACCCGGGTCCACTGCAGATTCAATCCGGGGCATATAGACTGTCCGCCCCTGGGGGATCTCAGCGGAAGCCTGATGGCCCTGTTCAGTTACCCGGGGTCATTTGAACTTGAACTGAACCGGAGTAGGGGAGACTTACAATACCGGGTGTACCGTTCCGAACTGCACGATGTGCTGGGAGGATTTGATGATCCCGAATCCCTGTCACTCCTGAATCAATTTTTGGAATCACAGGAGGATTTCCATGGCGAAACTGACCCTTGAGGACCTTCGCAAGCTTCGCAATGAAAAGAAGCAGGAAATGGATATGCGGGACACCGCCAATAAAACCATTCAAATTATT
It includes:
- a CDS encoding DRTGG domain-containing protein; the encoded protein is MNLPLTRLNELLNCETVQQEAEAAEINGAYCSDLLSDVMANAKEGQALITIQSHKNTVAVAALYGAPCIIICNSRPVPQEMIKAAEEEGIAIFLSTEDQFTVSGKLYRQFFPA
- a CDS encoding complex I 24 kDa subunit family protein, whose amino-acid sequence is MAATAETLEITPALQEFVDEWKEKPGNLIMILHKTQQEFGYIPRKIAKDLAKELEVPLAKIYGVITFYHYFKLEKPGRNIISVCMGTACYLKGGKDIIQEFENLLGVGINTTTDDGEFSLEAVRCVGCCGLAPVVTVNNEVYGKVGTEDLADIIAKHRGEADS
- a CDS encoding redox-sensing transcriptional repressor Rex gives rise to the protein MPDKLSKGMILRMVRYLRVLRKLKTLGIVNVFSNNLGDALGVTPAVVRKDFSQINITGNKRGGYNIDVLMQKLEDQLGKRDSKRVIVAGCGRIGQALMAYREFPKEGINIIAGFDNSEAKIDREAHIPILPMEEMEEFVKKNEIEVAIISVPEPAANDVFDQMLQAGIRGVLNFTPVELKCQGKCDRPNCPKNCTVHTVNIGLELENLFYLINMNEMEQVQDDA
- a CDS encoding CBS domain-containing protein, with translation MNRFPLDTDESPSLIIEMMFDLKVRDVMNTHLITAGRETSLSHIQLQMKENGITGVPIVDGRRLVGIVSMDDIMQALGEGYIADPASERMSRNLIVLEDDMPLSFAISYMEKYRYGRFPVLSKERELVGIITSRDIIVHLLLKMNSELERIEEQRRLHPKSSLYSLPTTSIGNTPDADSGGNSPSAESGAREIVDSRGDPGVAMEWQTRKFDFEEAGKASTEIKKFLRNRFPQLSRKLIRRVAVASYELEMNQVVHSEGGSIRFTMSPDRILLTAEDRGPGIQDIEQALTEGYSTATEWIRSLGFGAGMGLPNARRVSDDFNIQSCPEGTIVHAGFRLEDPTPPVGPVHEEEK
- a CDS encoding DRTGG domain-containing protein gives rise to the protein MNYQHILELLEAKHFFRCSTYNEAEIDSFVASDLMSDVLTVDSENFVLITSLTSDQVARTADIVGARAVLLVNGKQPQQRLVDFAEEFNISLISTPYPMFKVCYILGTALTAEGRHI
- a CDS encoding PHP domain-containing protein, with protein sequence MDSQELRTFKADIHLHSCLSPCGSLFSSPGAIAREAVKKGLDLIALTDHNSAANCPAFRDACRREGIACMYGMEVTTSEELHCLAIFEHLSQALDADGWISSRIQRIPLKPERMGDQVIVDVSENILGTIDYLLISATDIPLSQLVEEVRERDGLVIPAHVDRANFSLISQLGFIPHDRYHGLEWYRKDNPMIDSYPGYPVLYNSDAHMIEDIGRRSTEFRALTADFQSFRHWLETDQVTAS
- a CDS encoding ATP-binding protein, whose amino-acid sequence is MHYHLTDYLMDLVHNAIEAGSDHITVDIHQDDAQGVLELTVRDNGPGMDEALQRRVLDPFCTDGKKHPERRMGLGLAFLKQLLDMTGGTFSLRSEPGEGTRVHCRFNPGHIDCPPLGDLSGSLMALFSYPGSFELELNRSRGDLQYRVYRSELHDVLGGFDDPESLSLLNQFLESQEDFHGETDP